From Aneurinibacillus sp. REN35, a single genomic window includes:
- a CDS encoding YheC/YheD family endospore coat-associated protein yields MTIDQPLIGVLTHRNKDFIAGKNYLTRLAIVAAAYHCQLVAYSPIDIDESLGIVRGFSYNIKEKIWRRTKTRLPDIVYDRFSNMTPDIFKKYAAYRSASRLTYLNNRFAHKWNAHRFFHRNPELVPYLPDTALMQSGALQRMTRKHPTLYMKPVNGSGGKGIMRIRRTGNTFEMIGRDRSGCIIRNKIGSLSAAERFLTLWCQKQGRTFIIQQGLDLTLLPGSICDSRILVQKDEEEKWNVTGMVGKKSPEAFVTSNLQSGGHAIPLEELLACHFSAHNTEEIMKEIKNVSLLLPRYIESKFGHFIEFGIDIGIDTKGRIWIIEVNTKPNRELFRLSGQEKVYLSAIEMPIRVAASRLNAIKK; encoded by the coding sequence ATGACTATAGATCAACCGCTTATCGGTGTACTTACACACCGCAACAAGGACTTTATTGCCGGGAAAAATTATCTTACCCGCCTGGCCATCGTTGCCGCAGCCTATCACTGTCAGCTTGTTGCCTACTCTCCGATAGATATAGATGAATCACTCGGTATCGTCAGAGGTTTTTCCTATAACATAAAAGAAAAAATATGGAGAAGAACAAAAACACGCTTACCCGATATCGTATACGATCGCTTTAGCAATATGACACCGGATATATTTAAAAAATATGCCGCGTACCGCAGCGCAAGCCGTCTTACTTACTTAAACAATCGGTTTGCACATAAATGGAATGCGCACCGTTTCTTCCATCGAAATCCAGAGCTTGTACCCTATCTGCCCGATACAGCTCTTATGCAATCAGGTGCGTTGCAACGAATGACTCGCAAACATCCCACTCTCTACATGAAACCTGTCAACGGCTCCGGCGGAAAAGGAATTATGCGTATTCGCCGTACCGGAAACACATTTGAGATGATCGGTCGAGACCGCAGCGGATGCATTATCCGCAATAAGATCGGGAGTCTATCCGCAGCGGAACGCTTCCTAACTTTATGGTGCCAAAAACAAGGGCGTACATTCATCATTCAGCAGGGACTTGATCTTACCCTCCTCCCTGGAAGTATTTGCGACAGCCGGATTCTCGTACAAAAGGATGAAGAAGAGAAGTGGAATGTGACAGGAATGGTTGGCAAGAAATCACCAGAGGCCTTTGTCACATCCAATCTGCAAAGCGGAGGACATGCGATTCCGCTTGAAGAATTACTGGCCTGTCACTTTTCTGCCCATAATACGGAAGAAATTATGAAAGAGATCAAGAATGTTAGTCTTTTGCTGCCCCGGTATATCGAATCAAAGTTCGGTCACTTCATAGAATTTGGTATTGATATTGGGATTGATACAAAAGGCCGTATTTGGATTATTGAGGTGAATACCAAGCCAAACCGGGAACTATTCCGACTCTCTGGTCAAGAGAAGGTATATCTCAGCGCAATCGAAATGCCTATACGTGTTGCCGCCTCTCGTTTGAATGCGATAAAAAAATGA
- a CDS encoding fumarylacetoacetate hydrolase family protein translates to MITVVFEKEGKWGLGVKTQKGILDVEAALAQAKADNVPVSVKTLIEQGASGKCALEQLVDEALQNGSDCFVSEESLRFGPCVPEPSKIICVGLNYKKHAEESNMAPPEAPLLFSKFSNTLTGHGQNVKLPEKSTQVDYEVELAIVIGKEAKNVKREDALSYVYGYCNANDLSARDLQFKSSQWLLGKTCDDFSPIGPYLVTADEVGDPNQLQVKTIVNGDVRQNSNTSDMIFRCDEIISYISEHMTLYPGDVILTGTPEGVIMGLPEEKREWLKAGDEVTVEIEKLGTLTNKMV, encoded by the coding sequence ATGATTACAGTAGTTTTCGAGAAAGAAGGAAAATGGGGCCTAGGGGTAAAAACGCAAAAGGGCATTCTTGATGTGGAAGCTGCACTTGCCCAAGCAAAAGCGGACAATGTTCCTGTCTCAGTAAAAACATTGATTGAACAGGGGGCAAGTGGAAAGTGCGCACTAGAACAATTGGTCGATGAAGCACTGCAAAACGGCAGCGATTGTTTTGTGAGCGAAGAGTCGCTTAGATTCGGTCCGTGCGTACCGGAACCTTCAAAAATTATTTGTGTCGGTCTGAACTATAAGAAGCATGCCGAAGAATCGAACATGGCGCCGCCAGAAGCTCCGCTTCTGTTCAGCAAATTCAGCAACACGCTTACAGGACATGGACAGAATGTAAAACTACCGGAGAAATCAACGCAGGTTGATTATGAGGTGGAGTTAGCCATTGTCATTGGCAAAGAAGCAAAGAACGTAAAGCGCGAAGACGCACTTTCGTATGTGTATGGTTATTGTAATGCGAATGATTTGTCGGCCCGTGATTTGCAATTTAAAAGCTCCCAGTGGCTGCTTGGCAAAACATGCGATGATTTCAGCCCGATTGGCCCGTACCTTGTAACAGCAGATGAGGTGGGAGATCCGAATCAATTGCAGGTGAAAACCATTGTGAATGGAGACGTGCGCCAGAATTCGAACACGTCCGATATGATTTTCCGCTGTGATGAGATTATTAGCTATATTTCCGAGCATATGACGCTGTATCCAGGAGATGTAATTTTAACAGGGACACCGGAGGGCGTGATTATGGGGCTGCCGGAAGAAAAAAGAGAGTGGCTGAAAGCCGGAGATGAAGTGACGGTTGAGATTGAAAAATTGGGTACGCTGACAAATAAAATGGTGTAG
- a CDS encoding GNAT family N-acetyltransferase yields MHVHELSPTIFGRTRDKFIRFAHHHGSRRITGQAIRWLREVPEDMFMQQGNIILAAIQNKKLLGLLAVCEYGITESFLIVHKDARRNGVGSLLTAEGIKRMGKLYVRVAADNEPSLKTCFAVGMVAFACFRGVTDKPTLWLAAGDWSREDVGSI; encoded by the coding sequence ATGCACGTCCATGAACTTTCTCCAACTATCTTTGGACGTACGCGCGACAAATTCATTCGTTTTGCTCATCATCATGGCAGCCGCCGCATTACAGGGCAGGCAATCCGTTGGCTGCGCGAAGTACCTGAAGATATGTTTATGCAGCAAGGAAATATTATCCTTGCTGCTATTCAAAATAAAAAACTGCTCGGACTTCTCGCCGTCTGCGAGTACGGTATAACAGAATCCTTTCTCATTGTTCACAAAGATGCACGACGTAATGGAGTCGGCAGCTTGTTAACGGCAGAAGGGATCAAGAGAATGGGCAAACTATATGTACGTGTAGCGGCCGACAATGAACCCAGCCTGAAGACTTGTTTTGCCGTTGGCATGGTGGCCTTCGCCTGTTTTCGCGGCGTTACCGATAAACCGACACTCTGGCTTGCAGCGGGAGATTGGAGCAGAGAAGATGTGGGGAGCATATGA
- a CDS encoding YheC/YheD family endospore coat-associated protein, which yields MSKLATGWVSIHPLQHTWRLHLSGKNTPRALRTRKKLALQFGTWKKTLLVTHKRPEPNVIRAKVRIRRQKNRLSIGPFIGILTVAGGGLFRGVQSNFIDIIEAGRKWGAFVYVVPIENINWQSRTVQGYLFHKKEKRWIKEHLPLPHVLYNRIPNRAYEEKEHVKAALEQLSELRDIRLYNPQFFNKQKLYATLQKDADVAPYLPQTITLTAKNALYEMLAAYPFVYVKPVQGMAGQGIYRIQKRAEGGFLLKYQQQQKTISKSFSSKEDIWKYISPRLTQPYIVQQGIDLATFENKLFDIRLLAQKNGHGVWDVTGIGIRLAGSGKITTHVPWGGSVQAPEDILMTAFPHISHEFMLASVRHMALSIARSLEKEWPTLGEVSMDIGIDKHAKIWFIEANAKPGKFDEPHIRRLSLQRIVEYAQHQANFSELGEKRYARP from the coding sequence ATGAGCAAACTTGCGACCGGATGGGTGTCGATCCATCCATTGCAGCATACATGGCGGCTCCATCTCTCTGGAAAAAACACACCACGTGCGCTGCGAACCCGAAAGAAATTAGCCCTGCAATTCGGAACCTGGAAGAAAACGCTGCTTGTCACACATAAGCGGCCTGAGCCTAATGTTATTAGAGCGAAAGTACGCATTCGCAGGCAAAAGAACCGCTTATCGATCGGTCCTTTCATCGGTATCCTTACCGTAGCAGGCGGTGGACTCTTCCGGGGAGTACAGAGCAATTTCATTGATATTATTGAAGCGGGCCGGAAATGGGGCGCATTTGTCTATGTTGTACCCATTGAGAATATCAACTGGCAATCACGTACCGTACAGGGCTATCTCTTCCACAAAAAAGAAAAGAGATGGATTAAGGAACATCTCCCTCTGCCGCATGTTCTATACAATCGCATTCCCAATCGAGCCTACGAGGAAAAGGAGCATGTGAAGGCGGCTCTTGAGCAGCTAAGCGAGCTACGTGACATACGATTATACAATCCACAATTCTTCAACAAACAAAAGCTGTATGCCACACTGCAAAAAGACGCCGACGTAGCGCCGTATCTTCCACAGACCATAACGCTCACAGCAAAAAACGCGCTCTACGAGATGTTGGCAGCCTATCCATTCGTATATGTTAAGCCGGTTCAAGGCATGGCAGGCCAAGGCATTTATCGCATTCAAAAAAGAGCCGAGGGCGGATTTCTTTTAAAATATCAACAGCAGCAAAAGACGATAAGCAAGTCATTTTCTTCAAAAGAAGATATCTGGAAATATATCTCTCCCCGTCTCACACAGCCCTACATCGTACAGCAGGGAATCGATCTGGCGACCTTTGAGAACAAGCTTTTTGATATTCGCCTTCTGGCACAAAAAAACGGGCATGGCGTATGGGACGTAACCGGAATAGGAATCCGGCTAGCCGGTTCCGGTAAAATCACAACACATGTACCATGGGGCGGCTCCGTTCAAGCACCGGAAGACATCCTAATGACCGCATTTCCCCATATCTCACATGAGTTTATGCTTGCATCCGTACGTCACATGGCTCTCAGCATTGCCCGATCCCTAGAAAAAGAATGGCCTACGCTTGGAGAGGTATCGATGGATATCGGAATCGATAAACATGCTAAGATCTGGTTTATCGAGGCCAATGCCAAACCAGGCAAATTCGACGAGCCTCATATCCGCAGGCTGTCCCTTCAACGCATTGTAGAATACGCTCAGCACCAAGCAAATTTTAGCGAGCTCGGAGAGAAGCGGTATGCACGTCCATGA
- a CDS encoding NUDIX domain-containing protein, producing the protein MRYHHCPKCGGALALNEKKETSKPYCTVCGYIFYQNPAVGVAAIIMRDGKILLGQRQGSYEGQWCIPCGYVEWDEDVHDALRREFYEETGLTIAVQRVYAVHSNFHNPHQHTVGIWFLAEEEGGILAAADDLMDVAFFSYDTLPVLAFPTDIKVLEQLKTEGMLA; encoded by the coding sequence ATGCGATATCATCATTGTCCCAAATGTGGGGGAGCGCTTGCATTAAATGAAAAAAAGGAAACAAGCAAGCCGTATTGTACGGTCTGCGGCTATATCTTCTACCAAAATCCCGCTGTAGGAGTTGCCGCTATTATCATGAGGGATGGCAAGATCCTTCTGGGACAACGCCAGGGCAGCTATGAAGGTCAGTGGTGCATTCCCTGTGGCTATGTAGAGTGGGATGAGGATGTGCATGATGCGTTGCGGCGCGAATTCTACGAAGAAACAGGACTTACCATTGCTGTGCAGCGTGTCTATGCGGTGCATTCCAATTTTCATAATCCGCATCAGCACACGGTAGGAATATGGTTTCTTGCAGAAGAGGAGGGCGGTATACTTGCGGCGGCGGATGATTTGATGGATGTGGCATTTTTTTCATATGATACGTTGCCTGTACTCGCATTTCCTACGGATATAAAGGTACTTGAACAGCTAAAGACGGAGGGAATGCTTGCATGA
- a CDS encoding PQQ-dependent sugar dehydrogenase, with the protein MKRYAGRLLIAGVLCLSVVGGAAGCSPDKEGAPASPPQKEAEHSQPAERPLVQKAVPLAAADIPYRPEVFIEGLQVPWALALAPDGRMFFTERPGTLRVIREGVLLTEPVLSLPPPFVEQGEGGLLGLALDPKFAENHYLYVYHSYEQNGQIKNRVLRLVERNNRAKIDKVLLDHIPGNGNHNGGRLRFGPDGMLYITTGDALDRERSQQREDLAGKILRIRSDGTIPQDNPDPASPVYSYGHRNPQGLAWHPQTGQMYSVEHGQSAHDELNIIKAGANYGWPVIEGDERQEGMEPPLMHSGEDTWAPSGLSFISQGPWKNQLLAANLRGQQVWKADMGEEKQPTIVSLHALFPDRYGRIRDIVEGADGSLYILTNNRDGRGQERPGDDKIIRLKPQ; encoded by the coding sequence ATGAAACGGTATGCGGGACGACTGTTGATTGCAGGGGTGCTGTGCCTGAGTGTGGTCGGAGGTGCTGCTGGCTGCTCGCCGGACAAAGAGGGAGCTCCCGCTTCACCTCCACAAAAGGAAGCGGAACATTCCCAGCCTGCCGAACGCCCACTTGTACAAAAGGCCGTACCACTTGCGGCAGCGGATATTCCTTATCGTCCGGAGGTGTTTATCGAAGGGCTCCAAGTGCCGTGGGCGCTGGCGCTTGCACCGGATGGAAGGATGTTTTTTACGGAACGTCCGGGAACGCTGCGCGTGATACGAGAGGGAGTGCTGCTTACAGAGCCGGTGCTATCCCTTCCGCCGCCGTTTGTAGAGCAGGGGGAAGGCGGATTGCTAGGACTTGCTCTTGATCCGAAGTTTGCAGAGAATCATTATCTGTATGTGTACCATTCATATGAACAAAATGGTCAGATTAAGAACCGAGTGCTTCGGCTTGTAGAGAGAAACAACCGTGCCAAGATTGATAAAGTCCTGCTTGACCATATTCCAGGAAATGGGAATCACAATGGGGGGCGGCTCCGCTTCGGACCTGATGGTATGCTCTATATTACAACAGGTGATGCGCTTGATCGGGAGCGGTCGCAGCAACGAGAAGATCTGGCAGGAAAGATCCTTCGTATTCGCTCGGACGGGACTATTCCACAGGACAATCCTGACCCGGCATCTCCCGTCTATAGCTATGGTCATCGAAATCCCCAGGGCTTAGCATGGCATCCGCAAACGGGACAGATGTACAGTGTAGAACATGGTCAATCTGCACATGATGAATTAAATATAATCAAAGCAGGGGCGAATTACGGGTGGCCGGTCATTGAAGGCGATGAGCGTCAGGAAGGAATGGAGCCGCCGCTTATGCATAGCGGAGAAGATACGTGGGCGCCATCTGGCTTAAGCTTTATCAGTCAAGGCCCCTGGAAGAATCAACTGCTTGCGGCCAATCTGCGCGGTCAACAAGTATGGAAGGCGGATATGGGAGAGGAGAAGCAGCCTACAATTGTTTCTTTGCATGCGCTTTTTCCGGACCGATATGGTCGTATTCGTGACATTGTCGAAGGGGCTGACGGTTCGCTCTATATACTGACGAATAATCGGGATGGCCGAGGGCAGGAGCGCCCGGGAGACGATAAGATCATTCGCTTGAAGCCACAATAA
- the nhaC gene encoding Na+/H+ antiporter NhaC has protein sequence MREETSHHFFTKAEAFVTTIILLSIIGLFIIKLEAPPHVPLLLCTLLLILIGFLKKASWKEMEQGIIDGVRPGLIPIFIFLLIGALIGVWMVSGTVPTMMMYGFTILSADYFLPAALLIAAIVGTCIGSSLTTAATIGVALMGMGSVMGISPALVAGAVISGAFFGDKMSPLSDTTNLAPTIARIDLFTHIRHMTWTTVPALVISLLIFFFIGSGQTAPQSAAQVESLRQALQAHSVIHPAALIPPLLLLVLALRRIPAIPTLMAGILSGIVIAFWLYPGMTAGQMAAILQNGFVSKSGIEAVDSLLTRGGMQSMMFSVSLIFLSLSMGGLLYRLGIINRLMEMIHSFIETRGRLIASTALSSIGINVLLGEQYLSIILPGNAFVQQYEKLGLARKNLSRVLEDAGTVVNPLVPWSVCGVFLTGVLGVSTMEYLPFAFFCLLSPLLTLVLGFTGIGVPKEQEVHVK, from the coding sequence GTGCGCGAAGAAACTTCACATCATTTTTTTACCAAAGCCGAAGCATTCGTTACAACGATTATACTGCTTAGCATTATCGGCTTATTTATTATTAAGCTAGAAGCGCCGCCCCATGTTCCGCTTCTACTCTGTACGCTTCTGCTCATCCTCATCGGCTTCCTGAAGAAAGCTTCATGGAAAGAGATGGAGCAGGGAATCATCGACGGCGTGCGACCCGGCCTTATTCCTATTTTTATTTTTCTTCTAATCGGAGCGCTCATCGGTGTCTGGATGGTGAGCGGCACCGTCCCAACAATGATGATGTACGGCTTTACTATTTTATCGGCTGATTACTTTTTGCCTGCTGCGCTTCTGATTGCGGCAATTGTCGGCACTTGTATCGGCAGCTCGCTTACGACAGCAGCTACGATTGGTGTAGCACTTATGGGGATGGGGAGTGTGATGGGGATCAGTCCAGCGCTTGTAGCAGGTGCTGTTATCTCCGGTGCTTTTTTCGGTGATAAAATGTCTCCGTTATCTGATACGACGAACCTGGCTCCGACCATTGCACGCATTGATCTATTTACACATATTCGCCATATGACATGGACAACTGTGCCAGCGCTTGTCATTTCTTTGCTTATCTTCTTCTTTATTGGCAGCGGGCAGACGGCGCCCCAGTCTGCCGCCCAAGTAGAGAGCCTGCGACAAGCTCTGCAAGCGCATAGCGTGATCCATCCGGCTGCACTGATTCCGCCGCTCCTGCTTCTTGTGCTTGCCTTGCGGCGTATTCCCGCTATTCCTACATTAATGGCAGGCATCCTATCGGGAATTGTGATTGCTTTCTGGCTGTATCCGGGAATGACAGCAGGACAGATGGCAGCCATTCTGCAGAACGGATTCGTCTCCAAGTCAGGCATAGAGGCGGTCGACTCGCTGCTTACACGCGGCGGCATGCAGAGCATGATGTTCTCTGTTTCGCTCATTTTCTTATCGCTAAGCATGGGCGGCTTGCTATACCGCCTGGGCATTATCAATAGATTAATGGAGATGATTCACAGTTTCATCGAAACTCGTGGACGGCTGATCGCTTCCACCGCTCTCTCCTCCATCGGCATAAATGTACTGCTTGGAGAACAGTATCTATCCATTATTCTGCCTGGAAATGCCTTCGTGCAACAGTATGAGAAGCTTGGACTGGCGCGCAAGAATCTATCACGTGTGCTCGAAGATGCCGGCACAGTCGTCAATCCGCTTGTACCGTGGAGCGTATGCGGTGTATTCCTTACCGGAGTACTTGGGGTCTCTACGATGGAATATCTTCCGTTCGCCTTCTTCTGCCTGCTCTCTCCATTGCTGACCCTGGTGCTCGGTTTTACCGGCATCGGTGTACCGAAAGAACAAGAAGTTCATGTGAAATAA
- a CDS encoding C40 family peptidase gives MKKRNKAFTTGVLAASMLLGGLAFEPGQAEAATASAQFGQTISVATADRVIDNIISTGKSLEGVAQYSHNYVPGKYMDCSQFMYYIFQKNSIDIHTRDDDRQVNLGSYVPKSQIKKGDLIFYSTKADKWDITHVSMYIGDGKVLHMANTKSDVTISNLNSSWHQDNYVTARRIIK, from the coding sequence ATGAAAAAAAGAAATAAAGCGTTTACAACCGGAGTGCTTGCAGCAAGCATGTTATTGGGCGGATTGGCTTTTGAACCGGGACAAGCTGAAGCAGCCACTGCGAGCGCGCAGTTTGGACAAACCATCAGCGTAGCAACTGCTGATCGTGTCATCGACAATATTATCAGCACCGGAAAAAGCCTAGAAGGTGTGGCACAATACAGCCATAACTATGTTCCGGGAAAATATATGGATTGCTCACAATTTATGTACTATATCTTCCAAAAGAACAGCATTGATATTCACACGCGTGATGATGATCGCCAAGTAAACCTTGGAAGCTATGTTCCAAAAAGCCAAATCAAAAAAGGGGATCTTATCTTCTATAGCACAAAGGCAGACAAATGGGATATTACACATGTAAGCATGTACATCGGAGACGGTAAAGTTCTTCATATGGCCAATACAAAATCTGATGTCACAATCAGCAATTTGAATAGCTCTTGGCATCAAGATAACTATGTAACGGCACGCCGTATCATTAAATAA
- a CDS encoding aminotransferase A, whose protein sequence is MQHLLNTRVRDIQISGIRRFFNLVQQYDDAISLTIGQPDFATPEHIKEAGKRAIEQNHTTYTPNAGLPQLREAVSTFMEKKYGLRYDAAAEIIVTNGASEAIDIALRTILEEGSEVILPGPVYPGYEPIIRLCGAVPVYVDTRHTGFKMTAALIEEKITAKTRCVILPYPSNPTGCTLGQNEVKEIASLLADKEIFVISDEIYSELIYEGEHRSIAALPFMRDKTIVINGLSKSHSMTGWRIGFTFAPAYITEQMVKVHQYNATCASSISQYAALEAVTEGIDDAEAMKGEYDRRRTYVYERLTAMGLDVIKPDGAFYILPSISQFGLSSFAFASRLLEEQRVAVVPGDAFSSYGEGYIRISYAYAMDILEEGLTRLEAFLVTLK, encoded by the coding sequence ATGCAGCATTTACTTAATACAAGGGTACGCGACATTCAAATTTCCGGCATCCGCAGATTCTTTAATCTCGTCCAGCAGTATGATGACGCGATTTCACTAACGATTGGACAGCCGGACTTTGCTACGCCGGAGCATATTAAAGAGGCGGGCAAACGAGCGATTGAACAGAATCACACAACATATACTCCAAATGCTGGTTTGCCGCAGTTGCGGGAGGCTGTTAGTACATTTATGGAGAAGAAGTACGGCCTGCGCTACGATGCAGCCGCAGAGATTATCGTAACGAATGGGGCGAGCGAAGCGATCGATATTGCGCTTCGCACCATTCTAGAAGAAGGAAGTGAAGTGATTCTGCCGGGACCTGTCTATCCGGGGTATGAGCCGATTATTCGGCTGTGTGGTGCGGTACCTGTATATGTAGACACCCGACATACCGGATTTAAGATGACAGCCGCTCTGATCGAAGAAAAAATCACCGCAAAGACCCGCTGTGTCATCCTTCCGTATCCATCCAATCCAACCGGATGTACGCTTGGTCAGAATGAAGTGAAAGAGATTGCATCGCTGCTTGCGGACAAAGAAATTTTTGTTATTTCCGATGAGATTTACAGCGAACTTATTTATGAAGGGGAACACCGCTCTATTGCGGCACTGCCTTTTATGCGGGATAAGACCATCGTGATTAACGGATTATCAAAATCACATTCTATGACCGGATGGCGGATTGGTTTTACGTTTGCTCCTGCATACATAACGGAACAGATGGTGAAGGTTCATCAGTATAATGCTACGTGTGCAAGCTCGATTAGCCAATATGCGGCACTTGAAGCGGTAACGGAAGGGATAGACGATGCGGAAGCGATGAAAGGAGAGTATGATCGGCGCCGTACATACGTATATGAGCGCCTTACTGCCATGGGGCTTGATGTTATTAAGCCGGATGGTGCCTTCTATATCCTTCCCTCCATCTCACAATTTGGCCTCTCTTCTTTTGCTTTTGCTTCGCGTCTGCTTGAGGAGCAGCGTGTGGCGGTGGTGCCGGGTGATGCATTCTCCTCGTATGGTGAAGGATATATTCGTATCTCTTACGCGTATGCGATGGACATTCTAGAAGAAGGTTTGACCCGCTTGGAAGCTTTTCTTGTGACGCTGAAGTAA
- a CDS encoding MgtC/SapB family protein produces the protein MEVDLNINWGRNLVFLFRLLLAVVLGGLLGWERERKNKFAGLKTHILVAVSGCLLMWLSLYGFDEFIDRDNVRFDPARLAAQVGGGIGGFLAAGIVFRSDKFTISGYSTAAMLLLAMIIGFAIGGGQYFVSIVTVIVVVLCMVGLPPLKKHMNKSLYQLSYVALPEQQMLTRVTALLEETGITIKDISMDETEQGVTTFVLVSFPPGYNHQDIVEKLLSMKGVVSAKVQ, from the coding sequence ATGGAAGTTGACCTGAATATAAACTGGGGGCGGAATCTCGTCTTTTTGTTTCGCTTGCTGCTTGCTGTAGTACTAGGCGGATTGCTTGGATGGGAACGCGAGCGAAAAAATAAATTCGCGGGATTAAAGACGCATATTCTTGTTGCCGTGTCCGGGTGTCTGCTCATGTGGCTATCATTGTATGGTTTTGATGAATTTATTGACCGTGACAATGTGCGATTTGATCCTGCTCGGTTAGCGGCGCAAGTAGGCGGCGGAATCGGCGGTTTTCTGGCGGCGGGCATCGTATTCCGCAGCGATAAGTTTACCATTAGCGGGTATTCTACAGCGGCTATGCTGCTGCTTGCGATGATTATCGGCTTTGCGATTGGTGGAGGTCAATATTTTGTCTCCATCGTCACCGTTATTGTCGTTGTTCTATGTATGGTTGGACTGCCGCCTTTAAAAAAACATATGAATAAGTCATTATACCAGCTCTCCTATGTTGCATTGCCTGAGCAACAGATGCTGACTCGTGTTACCGCACTTTTGGAAGAGACGGGTATTACAATTAAAGATATTTCTATGGATGAAACCGAACAAGGGGTTACGACATTTGTTCTCGTTTCGTTTCCGCCGGGCTACAATCATCAAGATATTGTCGAGAAGCTGCTATCAATGAAAGGAGTTGTTTCTGCAAAAGTCCAATAG